The Plasmodium chabaudi chabaudi strain AS genome assembly, chromosome: 14 genome contains the following window.
ATTCCAAGCCccaattcatattttatggaTGTAAAGTGCCCAGGATGTCTTCAAATCACAACTTTGTTTAGTCATGCACAAAATGTAGTACTATGTGGAAGGTAAAACATAAAGCCCAATGATTATTTAGTTACTTATTCaatatgcattattttgtatacgCACACCATCTGTATATTCACCATAGTACATAGCATgtattatgcataatatatacttgCTTAAACATActgatattattttttaaataaattattgcacaaatacatatatatttactttttcttCGTAATGCAGTTGTAATATTATGTTATGCCAACCAACAGGGGGAAAATGCAAATTAACAGAAGGTTGCTCCTTtaggaaaaaaattgaataatTGGGATAGCTAACCAATTTAGCCAAACACAAAGACCATAGAGagaataaaattttgatagATCAATCATAATGGAACACAAATTATACTTATCAATGTAGAATAGTTGTGaaagaatttttttacccttcacgaaaaaaaatttgcaataatattaagaaatactatttattatatatgttcaataattaaaatataagaacCCCCCcaaaatatacttttttttttatacataaaattgtgtatatatacatgtgtaacatatgtacatatttacatatatttttattttgctaattttttaaatttagatattataacaaaaaaaacttaGAAAAAgaatcaaaatatatatcatcatatatatgtgcagATTATAATAgcactaaaaaaaaattaactaTATAATACGCATGcaatatgtgtatatatatttgtattactaaaaatttataaaaattattgatTCTATAgtgttaaaaaatgtatcaTATACATGTaaaacaaacaaaaaataattaaataggacaaaaaaaataaatatatagagagAAACCTCAATCCTATTAAAATGTTGCCATACATACACTAGTGCAACATATAGAGCTTTAAACTTCATCTtgattttatcattttttatgaaactTTACTTCTTTCCCTATTCAATCTTCTTAAGTCTCGCTCTCGTATTGAGTTCTTAGCATATGGAACAGACATTTCCatacttttcttttttttcaagttgctattatccatttttttcgatCCTACGTTTTTATCTGCTAGCATTGAATTGACACAATTTAATGCTTCGTTCTTGGTTCGGatatcattaaaaatatcaaaatcGTCATAcaagcatatatttatatcgtTATGCAACTTAATATAGTACATagatatttcattattttgttctatAGTCGGCGTATCATTACTTTGCAATACGTCTGAatccattttattatttaaattgtttgTTGCACTATTCAAAGTAGATACtgcattttctttatttggaATGCTATTATTTTCGCTTGTAACATCTAATTGGATAATTTCCGGAGATtgcttatttatatcagtGTATTTACTATTATAAATCAATTTACTTgctaaaaatttaatactttcacattttatataatttttacaatttaaaaatttacgattttttattaaatttagaaaatcgGAAAGTTTGGTTTTATAAGGGTTATTCATTACA
Protein-coding sequences here:
- a CDS encoding 40S ribosomal protein S27, putative; the protein is MNVDLLNRDPVEESKKHKLKRLIPSPNSYFMDVKCPGCLQITTLFSHAQNVVLCGSCNIMLCQPTGGKCKLTEGCSFRKKIE